In a genomic window of Brucella anthropi ATCC 49188:
- the znuB gene encoding zinc ABC transporter permease subunit ZnuB gives MIMNIIITKGARRVLDDFFTRAIIAGVGLALTTGPLGCFIVWRRMAYFGDTMAHSALLGVALALIFDINMMIGVFAVAVAISAILLLLQRRHTLSADSLLGILSHATLSLGLVLVAFMTWVRVDLLSFLFGDILAVSRMDIAFIYGGGVFVLAVLAWLWRPFLAATVSEDIARAEGMNPALSRIVFMLLLAIVIAIAMKIVGILLITSLLIIPAATARRFSSTPEQMAILASLIGAAGVIGGLYGSIHFDTPSGPSIVVAALAIFILSLLPLHKREQASPKRIAGQ, from the coding sequence ATGATCATGAACATCATCATCACGAAGGGAGCGCGCCGCGTGCTTGACGATTTCTTCACCCGCGCCATCATCGCCGGTGTCGGGCTTGCGCTCACGACCGGACCGCTCGGCTGCTTCATCGTCTGGCGGCGCATGGCCTATTTCGGCGATACCATGGCGCATTCCGCCCTGCTCGGCGTGGCGCTGGCGCTCATTTTCGACATCAATATGATGATCGGCGTGTTCGCCGTTGCCGTGGCGATTTCAGCCATTCTGCTGCTCTTGCAGCGCCGACACACATTGTCGGCGGATTCGCTGCTCGGCATCCTGTCCCATGCCACGCTGTCGCTTGGCCTCGTCCTCGTTGCCTTCATGACATGGGTGCGCGTCGACCTGCTGTCGTTCCTGTTCGGCGATATTCTGGCTGTCTCGCGAATGGATATCGCCTTCATCTATGGCGGCGGGGTGTTTGTGCTGGCGGTTCTGGCCTGGTTGTGGCGTCCTTTCCTTGCTGCCACCGTCAGCGAGGATATTGCCCGCGCCGAAGGCATGAACCCTGCCCTGTCGCGCATTGTTTTCATGCTGCTTCTGGCCATCGTCATCGCCATTGCGATGAAGATCGTCGGAATTCTATTGATCACCTCGCTGCTGATCATTCCGGCAGCGACGGCACGCCGCTTTTCCTCCACACCCGAACAGATGGCCATTCTGGCCTCACTGATCGGTGCTGCGGGGGTTATCGGCGGACTTTATGGTTCCATTCATTTCGACACGCCATCCGGCCCTTCAATCGTGGTCGCGGCGCTTGCCATTTTCATTTTGAGCCTGCTACCCCTACATAAGAGGGAACAGGCATCACCGAAACGGATCGCTGGACAATGA
- a CDS encoding Fur family transcriptional regulator, with translation MSTHHHHHAPQDLTRNQTLVFDVLSKAEGPLSAYTILDQLRDDGFRAPLQVYRALEKLLDYGMIHRLESLNAFVACAHPQCHQQGLVAFAICEKCGQVTEFSDAAIENLVSAWSLQNGFKSRKTTLELRGLCEACGEH, from the coding sequence ATGAGCACGCATCACCATCATCACGCCCCGCAGGACCTCACCCGCAATCAGACACTGGTTTTCGACGTTTTGTCCAAAGCGGAAGGCCCACTCAGCGCCTATACGATCCTCGACCAGTTGCGTGACGACGGTTTCCGCGCGCCGTTGCAGGTCTATCGCGCACTGGAAAAGCTGCTCGATTACGGGATGATTCATCGCCTTGAAAGCCTCAACGCCTTCGTTGCCTGCGCGCATCCGCAATGCCATCAGCAGGGTCTGGTGGCTTTCGCGATTTGCGAGAAATGCGGTCAGGTGACGGAATTCTCCGACGCGGCGATCGAGAACCTTGTCAGCGCCTGGAGCCTTCAGAACGGTTTCAAGTCGCGCAAGACGACACTGGAGCTGCGCGGCCTCTGCGAAGCTTGTGGCGAGCACTGA
- a CDS encoding PilZ domain-containing protein, translating to MARVKPSHERRREERQRTRLRSGKIVGLDGRFIIECQFSDIAPHGAKLRTVEVPTLPERFWLFDDYYGRALLARVAWRDGREMGVELVSDPAVAPLDDERLAQLAGKYYSL from the coding sequence ATGGCACGGGTTAAGCCATCCCACGAACGTCGTAGGGAAGAGAGACAGCGTACAAGGCTGCGCTCCGGAAAGATCGTGGGGCTCGATGGGCGTTTCATCATCGAATGCCAGTTCAGCGATATCGCGCCCCATGGCGCCAAGCTGAGAACTGTCGAAGTCCCGACCCTGCCCGAACGCTTCTGGCTGTTTGACGATTATTACGGACGCGCGCTTCTGGCCCGCGTGGCCTGGCGGGATGGTCGTGAAATGGGTGTGGAGCTTGTATCCGACCCGGCGGTCGCACCGCTCGATGACGAGCGCCTCGCCCAGCTTGCAGGAAAATACTATTCGCTGTGA
- a CDS encoding flagellar protein FlgN, with protein MTETSSENSLPPEDSQIVTVTSEPGQALAEEPAENPTLKPVVRAIQRLEDVIDTETRLLLEGGNPDLAEINSRKSRGLYDFNKAIKKAASAAEPATMKRLQPLLDSLKQKLERNCEALQLHLRAVGELADLIRGALETQEADGTYSMQSVRLGHAR; from the coding sequence ATGACCGAGACAAGCTCTGAAAACAGCCTGCCGCCAGAGGATTCGCAAATCGTCACTGTCACGAGCGAACCGGGTCAGGCGCTGGCAGAGGAACCGGCCGAGAACCCCACATTGAAGCCGGTCGTGCGGGCAATCCAACGTCTGGAAGATGTCATCGATACTGAAACGCGTCTTCTTCTGGAGGGCGGCAATCCGGATCTGGCGGAAATCAACTCCCGCAAGAGCCGTGGGCTTTATGATTTCAACAAGGCGATCAAGAAAGCGGCCAGTGCTGCCGAACCGGCGACGATGAAGCGGCTTCAGCCGCTGCTCGACAGCCTGAAGCAGAAGCTCGAGAGGAATTGCGAAGCGCTGCAGCTGCATCTGCGGGCCGTCGGTGAGTTGGCTGATCTCATTCGCGGTGCGCTGGAAACGCAGGAAGCGGACGGCACCTACAGCATGCAGAGTGTGAGGCTCGGTCACGCACGATGA